The DNA window CCTGCAGCGGCGCGGTCGGATCGCCCTTGGGCGCCGGAATGTTCTCCAGCAGCACGTCGAACAGGGCGTCCAGGTTCTCCGCATCCGGCGCGTTGCCGTTCTCGGGACGTTCCTTGGAGGCCTTGCCCTCTCGGCCGGAGGCGTAGAGGACCGGCAGATCCAGCGCGAGTTCGGCGGCCTCGGCGGCCTCGTCGTCCAGATCCGAGGCGAGGTCGAGCAGCAGATCGTGGCTCTCCTCGACGACCTCTTCGATGCGGGCGTCGGGCCGGTCGGTCTTGTTCACCACCAGGATGACCGGCAGCTTCGCCGCGAGCGCCTTGCGCAGCACGAAGCGGGTCTGCGGCAGCGGTCCCTCGGACGCGTCGACCAGCAGCACGACGCCGTCGACCATGGACAGACCGCGCTCGACCTCACCGCCGAAGTCGGCGTGGCCGGGGGTGTCGATGACATTGATCACGGTGACCGAACCATCCGGGTGGTGCCGGTGCACCGCGGTGTTCTTGGCGAGAATGGTGATGCCCTTCTCGCGCTCGAGGTCACCGGAATCCATCACCCGATCGACCAGCTCGGCTCGCTCGGCGAAAGCGCCGGACTGGCGCAGCATGGCGTCGACCAGCGTCGTCTTACCGTGGTCGACGTGGGCCACGATGGCGACGTTGCGAAAATCGCGTGCAGACGACACGCCTCAATCCTCCTGCTGTTGGGTGTTGATGCCGGCCGACCCCTGCAAACAGGTGGACAATCGATACTCACCGGGCATTGCGGCCAGTTACACAGTACCGGTAACCGGGCGGGTCGAAGACCACGCGCTCTGCTAAGGGTACGCTAACCAATCATGGGCAAGGTCAAAGCGAAGCAGGTTTCGAGCCTGAAACCGAAGAAGAAGTGCTGTCGGAAGAAGACGCGCTGCTTGAAGTGCCCTGTTGTCATCATGCGGATGAAACGCCTGGAAGCGACCGGTTGCTGCGGTAAGGAACTGAAGAAAGGCCTCAAGAAGGCACGCGCCGCCTGACCGTTCGAGCCGACGAAACCGCCATGTCACCAGCATTCCGCCGTGCCGCCCCGGCGCTCGGAGTACAACCAGGGTATGAGTGCTCCCAAACTAACTGAGGCCGAACTCACCCAAGCTCTGACCCAACTGCCCGACTGGACCCGCTCCGGCGACACCATCACCCGCACCATCGAGGCCAAGACCTTCCCCGCGGGCATCGAACTCGTGCGCCTGGTCGCCGATGTCGCCGAGGCCGCGAACCATCACCCCGATATCGATATCCGCTGGCGCCGGGTGAGCTTCACGCTCTCGACCCACGACTCCGGCGGGCTCACCGCGCTGGACGTATCGCTCGCGCGCGAAATCGACCGACTGGCGGCACAATCCGACTGATCAGGCGTTGCGTTCGACGACCACCGGGGCTGCGCTCTCGCGGTCCGACCATTCGTTGCGGCCCGCCCAGATCACCCAGCCATAGAACACCAGCACGCCGAGCACATCGACGGTGCCGAGCCAGGACAGCACACCCGGACGCGAGATGGTCCAGATCGAGTGCTGAGCGAACGACAGTACCCACGGCACCCCGATCAGGGTGGTGACCAGCCAATAGCCCGCGAGAATCCGCGCGCCCGGCGCCCGCCGCAGCGGACCGTGGACCAACCACAGCACCGTGGGCAGCAACCACACCCAGTGATGCGACCACGAGATGGGGGAAACCAGCAGCCCGAACAGCTGCACCACGATCAGCGTGCCCAGCCGATCATCGGAATCCAGTGCGCGCCAAGCGAAGAAGGCCAGGATCGCAACCACCACGACGGCCGCCAGCCACCACGGCCCGGACTGGACGTCATAGCCGAGTAGACGGCTCAGCGCACCGCGCAGCGACTGGTTCCACACCGAGCCGACCGGACCGATTCGATCCGCGTCGCCGAGCAGCGTGCCGAAGTACCGCTTCGCCTCTTTGTGGTTGATCAGGAAGCTGATCCCGACCGTCGCGCCGAACACCACCGCCGACCACACCGCGGTTCCCCAGCGCCGTCGAGCCACGAAGTACAGCCCCGAAATCGCCGGCGTCAGTTTGATTCCCGCGATCACACCGATCAGTCCACCCGATAGCCACCAGCGCGAGCTGCGCACCGCGAGCATGGCACCGAGCACCAGGAAAACATTGACCTGGCCGTAGTCGATCGTGGTCCGCACCGGCTCCATCCAGATGCCGATGGCGGTCCACCAGACGGCGGCGGTGCGCCACTGCGGCTCCCGCATCCGCTCCTTGCCGAGGATCAGCTCGAAGGCGATCCACACCACCACATACAGCGCGGCGACGATGGCCAGCAGCCAGAGCACCGCGATCAGCGTGAACGGCAGATAGTGCAGCGGGAAGAAGACCAGCGCCGCGAACGGCGGATAGGTGAACGGCAGCGGGAAGTCCGGCGTCTTCTCGGCGTAGGTGAAGTCGTAGAGTCGGTCGGTCAGCAGGGCCGCCGAACCATCGACATAGACGTGCAGGTCGACGAGGTTCATCCCGTTCTTCGACAGCAGCATCCACAGCAGCCTGGCCAACACGGACAGACCGAGCACCGGCACAGCCAATCGGAGGCTTCGGTTCAATTCGCAGGCTTTCGAGTCGGTTCCGGGTCGTCGGCCTGGTTCCCGCGCGGTTCGGGCATTCGGCGACAGAGAGCTGAAGGCTTCGACTAGATTAACCGCCGTCTCGAGAGATCCCATCAATCCCCTGCACTGCCCCGGCGCCAGCACTCATGCGCGGAGTGGGGTAGCTTGCGTAGCCGCAACAGCCCGCGCCCGCCAATAATCACCGATAACATTTGCATCACCTTTCACTCTGGTAACATACGACCGCGCTACGGTCTGATATCACTGATCGTCCACAACAGAATTAGGGGCACGGCGGCTGTACACACGGCGCTCATGTCCCTAGAGTGACCCCGAAACGATGGCTTTTTGCATCGCTCCTGTGATGTACCCGAGGTTAAGGACGGCTAGACCAGTGCTTCGCACCCGAGGATCGCGGATCTTGTTGTCCGCGCTCGCCATCGCAGCGAGCGCTTCGCTCGCCGCGCCGTCGACGGCAGTCGCGGCACCGGCCCCCGCGCCCGTCGCACCGAGGAACACCATTCCCATGGTTCCCGAGGGCGTCCCGATCGATGTGCTCGCCGCATTGGCCCCGGCCATCGTCGGTGCCATCGCCGGACCGGCCGATGCCAAGCCGGTCGCCGATGCCAAGCCGGTCGCCGACGCCAAGCCGGTCGCGGATGCGCCGAAGAGCGCCATCCTCGATCAGGCGCGGGCACTGCTGGCGACGCTGAACCTGCCT is part of the Nocardia sp. NBC_00565 genome and encodes:
- a CDS encoding mannosyltransferase, which translates into the protein MGSLETAVNLVEAFSSLSPNARTAREPGRRPGTDSKACELNRSLRLAVPVLGLSVLARLLWMLLSKNGMNLVDLHVYVDGSAALLTDRLYDFTYAEKTPDFPLPFTYPPFAALVFFPLHYLPFTLIAVLWLLAIVAALYVVVWIAFELILGKERMREPQWRTAAVWWTAIGIWMEPVRTTIDYGQVNVFLVLGAMLAVRSSRWWLSGGLIGVIAGIKLTPAISGLYFVARRRWGTAVWSAVVFGATVGISFLINHKEAKRYFGTLLGDADRIGPVGSVWNQSLRGALSRLLGYDVQSGPWWLAAVVVVAILAFFAWRALDSDDRLGTLIVVQLFGLLVSPISWSHHWVWLLPTVLWLVHGPLRRAPGARILAGYWLVTTLIGVPWVLSFAQHSIWTISRPGVLSWLGTVDVLGVLVFYGWVIWAGRNEWSDRESAAPVVVERNA
- a CDS encoding 4a-hydroxytetrahydrobiopterin dehydratase, producing the protein MSAPKLTEAELTQALTQLPDWTRSGDTITRTIEAKTFPAGIELVRLVADVAEAANHHPDIDIRWRRVSFTLSTHDSGGLTALDVSLAREIDRLAAQSD